The sequence below is a genomic window from Paenibacillus sp. DCT19.
TAGGAATGCCCACACACATGAGCCTGATCAATATGAAGTCTGTCCATCATCTCTATAAACCATAAAGCACAGTCCGTTTTATTTTTGATTGACTGGGCTGAAACACTCCTATTGATGTCACCCGGAAAATCGATGGCGTATACCCTGTAATGGTCGCTAAGAGCGCTAATGTTTTCCGACCACATCGTCGAACTGAATCCAAACCCATGCAGTAACACCATGGGTTCAGCATTTTCTTTCCCAGAAACGAGCACATGTACTGAACCAAAAGAAGTAGACACATATATTGAATCAAAGGGTACTTTCCATTGCTTAAGTGTATTATTATAAGCATTCATTACAAGATCGGGGTTTCCCCTCTTTCTATAAACCGGATTTACACGTTTCTCCACATTCATTCCTGTCCCTCCTCCTTTATGTAGTATTAGACTCGAACTATGCCTACAAAAAAGCGAATATGTTCCATCATGTTTTGCTCAATTTCTGTAGTTTTCTCCCCATCCAACCTTTTCAAAATATACAGAGAGACCATTTGAAGCAACGGGTATTGATAGTTAACCGAAAGCATTTTAGGATCGTGATATTGAATTTGTCCTAATGTAAAATATTTCTTAAATACGATCTCCATAAAATTTGACATACCCTCAACAATATCATTTAAATAAATTGATCTTGCTTTCTCGTCTCTTACCTGCTCCAAATAGATTATTCTCCAGATCTTCTCCATCTTCGGATTCTCAATATGATCCATAAAATTCTTCAAACCTTGTATGAGAAATCTTTCAATATCCATAGAAGACACAATCTCATCCAGACCTTCTTGTGGTGGAATAATATTGGCTACGTCCATCCGAAAATTAAAATAAATCGTTTCTAGTATCTCGATCTTATTACTAAAATGGTTATACAAAGAACTTTCCTTAATTCCTACCTTTCTCGTAATATCTCTAATTGAGACAGCATTATATCCATCTTGAGAAAAAAGATCGATTGCAACATGAAGAATGAGATTTTTATTAGCGTTCTGAATCCTATCCCCATTGATATCTATAAACCACTCAGATTCAAACGTTTTTTCCATATAAATTACCCCTTCAAACTAACGAGTGTTCGTTTTTTTTAATATTATAACTAACAATTGTTAGTTCGTAAAGTTCATTGAATGATTCTCTCTAGCAAAATTTGGAGCTACATATCACTAGATGATATAGTTGAACCTGTAGTCCTTTTAATAATTAATATCTTGTATACATATAAGAAAGAGAGGCATGATGATGAAAAGTTACCTTGTATTTGGTGCAAGTAAAGGGTTAGGAGACGCTTTTGTCAGAGGGGTGCCTCAGGAGGGCGATAAGGTTTGGGTTGTGTCCAGAAGTAAGCCCAAGAGTCTGAATTTGAATGATGGTGTAGAGCGAGTATGGATACAGGCCGATCTTGCAGATCAACATGCCGCTACCATTGTTACGGATCAGTTAAAAAATGAAAAATTGGATGTTCTTATCTACAATGTGGGGATCTGGGAAAAGGAAGGCTTCGAGGATCACTATTCGTTCGATCGGGATGAGCCTGCAGATATTAGTCAGCTGATCCATGTAAATATTACTTCAACGATTGTATGTATTCAGGCCTTATTGCCTCATCTCCGACAATCTTCAGGAGGAAAGATCATTCTCATCGGTTCAACCGCAGGGCTCAACAATGCCAGTAGCACACAGGTTTCTTTTGTCGCTTCCAAATTTGCTATTCGTGGAATTACAGAAGCACTACGAGAACATACCAGACAGGACGGCATCGCTGTCACGTGTATTAACCCTGGGGAGCTTGCAGCCGAAATTCCTTATGAACAAGGGGCTGAGCGAGCGCTTGAGGAATATAACGGAACACGCATCCCGCTTCAGGATATGGTCTCCATTATGAAGTGCATCGTTAGCCTATCCAATGCGGCTTGTGTGAAAGAGATAAACGTTCCTGCGCTAACAGATACCAACACCTAGTTCATTCACTAAACAATTGTCAATATATCGCATCAAAAAAATCTAAAAATGGCGCGTTCCTATTAACAGGAGCGCGCCGTTTGTATTCGTCCCGCCAAACGACGGATTATTGCATACCTTGCATAATTGCATTAATAATTCCTTGCTGAGTTACCGTATTGTTGTACCGGTTAAACAAACCGAATCCGTGCTGGCCGTTGTAACCATTGTCCCAGTATACAGGCACCGCTTTATACTTTTTGGCTGTTTTCGCAACAGCTTTTGCAAATATTGCACGATACGTATTGTTGGTGGAGTCATATGACGTTTTGTCAATGGAGCCGAATTCGCCGATCACAACAGGGTAGCCTTGTGTCACAAACTTATCATGCATCGATTTCAACTGTGATTCCAAGTAATCCTCTTGCCCCCAAGTAGACTTCTTGGATGGGTTAGTCGCCGTTGCCCCCCATTGAGTGATGTTACCGGATTCTTCACCGGCGAAATCCCAAGGAGAATAATAGTGTGCCGAGATCATAATTCTTTTTTCCGAACTCGGAATGGTCGAAGATCTGAACGTATCTGTTGGCAGAACGAAACCATAGTTGCCTACCGTATAGTCAATATTCGTATTCCAACCTGGGATCAGCAGCCATCTGGCGCTGTTGTTTCCTCCTGTTTTCCGAACGGTATCCACGAAGATCTGATTGTAAGCATTGAGGTTTGCATAATAGGCAGGATTCGGATTCCCGTAAGTACCGTCAAATGTTTCATTCATGGACTCCAGAACAAGGCGCTCATCATAATTAATGAACGTATTGGCAATTTGTTGCCACACACGTTGATACTTTTCTTTGATCTGTGTTTGATTTGAGCCATTCACAAGCAACCATCCACCTTGAACAGAGTTGAATCCATCCCCGTGAATGTTAATGACCACGTAGAGGCCTTCATTGTAAGCATAGTCAACAACCGTTTTTACCCGGTTCAACCATGTAGCATTAATCGTATAGTTGGGAGCGCTTCCAATATGACTCAAATAGGACACAGGGATACGGATCGTATTAAATCCCGCTGCCTTCACCTTTTTGATTAACTCTGGAGTGACCGTAGGATTATTCCATGCTGTCTCGCTTGGTGTACCGTTGACTGATGCCTCCAATGAATTCCCCAAATTCCATCCGGCACCCATCTCATAAACGATCTGCGAAGCAGACAAAGATCTGAAATCTGAAGTAATCGGTGTTGCCGCCGATGCCTTAGAGCCCCATCCAGAGAAGACCACTGAAGCCAACAAAACGAGAGCTAAGCTATGAATGCCTAATTTCTTCATTTTCATAAGCATGTCCAACCTCCATTTAAATGAATAGTTTGTGCTCACCTACATAACCGTTCCGTGAATAGATTCAATCAATGCTTGGAGAATACGGAGCCTCCCTTCTAGTAACTTAAGGAGATAAAAGTGGTAACAAACTTTACCGATAGATTCCCTTAATCATCTATGCTGATTGAATGATCTGTCACCCAATAATACCATATATTTGCAAAATAAGGAACTATACTTCTTGGGAAATTTATCTATTTTGTCGAAGAATATATTATTATGCATTACTCTACATCAATATACGAGATAGATGCGCAAGCGCCATCGATTGAATTCGGTTTTCTTCGGGAATATTTTCATAGAGAAGCTCCGCTTTCCCTACCTCCACCATATGTTTACGTAAGGCATCCATTCGTCCTTTATTAACACCCATATAACGAAAATCCACCTGCCGTAAACGATCCATTTCCGCCATACGATCAAAGGACTCCGCCTTAAGCTTTGGATTAATCTCTTTTAGTTCAAGCACCTCTAGTTGATTTGCATTCCATAGATGATCTATATCCTGCAATGACTTCATGTAGTCTAGTTCAAGCTGTCTTAGGTTGCTCAACCTGGAGAAATCACATAAACGTTCTACTTTGGGAAGAGACAACCGCAGATAGACCAAATTCTTCAATGTCTCCAATGTATCAATGTTGCTTAAATTACGAACGGCAGATAGCCGCAGCATGCTAATGTTTGAGGTAGATAGAACATCAAGTGAGTCATTTAAGGTACAGCTGTCTATGGCTAGATACGCTAAGAATGGTAGATCTACAACAAAATCAAGCTTCTCGATAGCACAGTTCAGAACAAGCGTTTCCAACCGGATACAATCCTCAATCGGCGAGAGATCATTGAATTTACCACTCAGTAACAGGTATTTTAAATACTTGAAATTCCGAATAAAATCAAGCGATTGTGCCTTCGGTGAATGGATCTCCAGATAATTCATGCGCTCTAACGCACTTAATTGAGTCAAATGCTGTCTCTGCTGAAGGTGGATCTTCAGCGCGGTAACATGCTTCATCTCAGCAAGTTGTGCCACCACTTCCTCTGGGCAAGGACTATTCTTCTCCACATTAGATACGTACAAAATTAAATCCGGTCTTTTCGCAAATACGTGTTGATCTAGCCCCATGAGATCGTCCAGCTTGTCTACACCAACAACATAACTAACCGTCGCTCGATTCCGCAAATGTCTCACAGCGTCATCCATCTTGTCGATCGTCCAAGGAGCCCCGCTCATTGAAGCAGCCCATACTTCACTCATCGTTCGCCATCCTCCATTTGCACATTATTTTATTGAAAGTAGTATTTACCGATCTAGCGATCACTTCCTATAATTGTAAAGGAGGCTGATTAAATTGAGAAGTACGCGGTGGAATATTCATCACAAAAAATACACCCGTCTACCGATAACATGAAGGCCTCAGACCCATCATATTCGGTACAACAGGGTGTATTTCTGTCTCTATTTCAACATATTATTGATGAAGTATTCTCATTTTAACTCAGGATCTATATTTTAAACCCTTTAACAAGATCGTTTAGTCGTGCAGCACTTTCCTTCACTTGATCCGACTGGTCGGCTACCTGCAACGATTGCTCCGAGGAGGATACCATGTGTTCAGCAATATGCTGACTCGATGCAGCCGATTGCTCACTAGCGGTTGCGATCTCATGAATCGCTCGTACAAGCGTATCGACCGTTTCTTTTACCTCTTGAGCGGTCTTATGAAGATCGTTAACAGTATTGGCTTGATCCACTGCATTGTTGTGATACTGCCCGACCGTATTCTCCAGCAATTGATAGTCGCTCCCCACCTGATTATACATAAACGCAAGCATTTCCTTAGCGCTAGAGGATAGATGAGCAACCGATTCAGTAACTTCACTGGTGACATGCCGAATCTGATCTGCCGCTTCTCTAGAGCCGTCTGCCAATTTGCGAATCTCCTCAGCCACAACGGCAAATCCTCTTCCTGCCTCTCCTGCACGTGCAGCCTCAATGGAAGCGTTCAATGCGAGCAGGTTGGTTTGCGCCGTAATATCCAGAATAGATTGGGACAAAACACTAATCTGGTCAACCGCATTGGCACGTTCCAATGCTTCATTCATTTTCGCACTTGCACTTGTATACATGTCTTGCGCGGCCTTACTAGATTCACTAGCCTCCTGCTTCAGAGCCTCAGCTTTCCCGCTGGTAACGTTCGCGGACTCTGCCTCCTCCTTCGTACGAGAAGAGATATATTCCGTAGCTCGGAGCACCTCATTAACAGATTGATTCATATTTTCAGTATATGCCGAAGTCTCTTCCATCGTAGCAGATAACTCTTCCACGGTAGCAGATACTTCCCGTATACGCTCGTTAAGCTCCGACATATTCTGGTTGGTTAGATCACTCATCTCGTTGATCTGACGAGACTCTTGAACCACACTCGTAATAACAGTTGAAGTAGCCCCGGTCATGCTATGGATTCCACGTGCAATGACACTAATCTCGTTATTGCCCTGGAGTAGATTCGGATCGAGAGTAGCTGTCAAATTCCCCTGCGTCACTTCAGCACAGTAGTGGTTGATCGCACGCATCCGCACAATAATATTTCGAATCGTGATAAACGAAACAGCCCCAAGAATAGCAAATGTAGATAACAACACAATACTAAGCATAACCGCTTTTTCTCTAATGGTTTCCTGAGCGGCAGCGTATAGCTTTGCGGATTCCTCTTCGTTATATGTACTTAGCTTCGTGATCGTTTCTACAATGGCTGTACTACTTTTGTTAATTCGATCTCTCTCTTCATCATCGTAAGTTCCCGTTGTTTTCTTCACGTTCATAATTCGTTCGATATCCTGATCATAGACTTCAAGCTTAGCTTGTAGATCAGTAAAAATCTCTTGTTCTGTTGGATCTAATGATCGTGCAGAGAACTCTTCCATTCCAGCCATTACATTGCTCTTATTTTTCTGAACTTGCTCATATTGCTTATCCGTATACTCTTGCTTGTCGAGAAGCTTCGTATAATTAGCTCGCATGTTATAGAAGTCCGCTTTGATCTCCAGAATGTTCGTTTGATGCAGGAAGCGATCGGTGTAGAGCTTGCCCTGTCCCTCTTTTACCTCATTCATGCCGAATATCCCAGACAGGAATAAGACAAATAGACCCACTAAACTAACTGCAAGCATTAGGATTAAGGTTGTCGTTAATCTCAGATGTTTAATTCCCCTCCTTTTGGATTCACTATGTAATGATTTTTGTTCCATGTGTACTCCCCCGGTATGTTCATATGACTTAAATTTCACATCGTGATAACTATATATCGGTAAAATGAGGTTCCATTTGTTAGATACCCATACAAAGTATAATTACTTCATTGCACAAATGTGAAAGAACTTTGCCCTCGTAGACATGCTCTAAACCCTTTCATTTATTTTCATTCAACCTACAAAAACCTACATAAATCTAATTATTTTTCCGACATATATTTAGAAGCATTTAGCTTAATACTCATCTGGGAGATGGAACATGAAAAAAATGTTGAAGCGGGGATCTAACAACGGTGCCAGAGTAACTAGCATCGCGAACACAGTATCCATTGTATTGTTAATTATTATCGTAGTCGTCTTCACCGTTCTTGGCACATTTATGTTTTCGAGTACACGGAATATTCTGATCAAGCAGCAGGAATCCATGCTACAGACCAAGACACAAGCTATTGTCAGTGAATTTGATGCGATGTTTAAGGAAAAAGGATCACTCGTGAAACAGATGTCGACGAATACACTTTTCCAACAATATATCGAAACCACCGAATCAGCAGCAGTGGCGACAACCTCACCACATGCGGCAGAGACACAAGCAACATTAGCTGCCATCGTCAAAGAAGAACCTTCATTTGCTGATGCTTGGATCGCAGGGTTAGAGGGAAAGGGATTCTGGCTGCAAAATGATGGCGTCTCTTCCGCGCCAGATTTTGATATCCAGACACGTCCTTATTACGAGCCTGTTCTAGCTACAGACGGTCTGTACTATTCAGATCCATACATCGACATCGCAGCAGGTAACGTACTTATGGGTATTTTCTATCCGATCAAAGAAAACAACCAACTCATCGGCTTTGCCGCAGCGGATATCGCATTCAAAGACATTCCCGCTATTATGGAAAGCTATTCCCTTGGGAACACGGGTTATTCCATGCTGATCTCCAAGACCGGAGAGATTCTGTACCACCCGGATGAGGAGAAAGTTCTAAAAGAAAACATTACGGACAACACAGGCGATTTTGGGGAAATCGGTAAGAAAATGATCGCTGGAGAATCCGGTGTCCAGCTTATTACAGACGACAACGGGGAACGTCGTTATATCGGTTATGCTACCAGTAAAGATACCGGATGGGCAGTAGGTCTAACGATATCTGAGAAAGAAGTTCTCGAAGAACTGAAGACCTTCACCTGGATTACGCTTGGCGGATTTGCTGTAGCTACCCTTTTATTGGTGATCATCTGCTACATTACTCTTCGTTACCTATTGAGATCCATTCCACAACTGCTCACCAAGATCAAATTGATTGAGCAAGGGGACTTAACCATTCAACTGGATGCCCAAGCGAATAATGAGATCGGTCAAATATCTCGCGGTATCAATACGATGGTGCAAAAAATTCAGGGCATGCTGCAAATCGTAGGCAGCTCTGCTCATGTACTGAATCAGTCCTCAACGGATCTGCAATCGATCTCTTCAAGAACGGCTACAACGATGAATGATACATCTACAGCCATTAATGAGATTGCGAATGCGACCAACTATCAGTCGATTGAGACAGAGAACATTTTACGCAAAACAGGTTCGCTATCAAGTCAGATCGATGAAATCGCCACCGATGCTCAAGCCATTGAAACGATGGTACAGACATCGGCTGATCAGAGTGGACAAGGATTAACGGTAGTAGCGCAGCTGTCCCAATGGGCCGAAGAGAATCATAATTCCACACAAGCCATCTCATCGATTATTCAGGAAATTGACCAGAGCCGTCATGAGATTTCCAGCTTCGTGGACACGGTCAATCAGATTGCAACACAGACCAACCTGCTTGCACTCAATGCTTCGATTGAGGCGGCACGTGCAGGAGAACAAGGTCGCGGATTCGCTGTTGTGGCGGGAGAAGTACGTAAGCTTGCTGAACAGACCGCCCTTGCGACCCAGGAAATATATAAAAAAGTACGTGTTATTGAAGAAAAAACAACAACATCTGTTGAGCATACTGCTCGTGGCATGAAAATCGCCGAGGAAAATGCAAAATCCGTGGAGGATACTAAACAGGTATTCTTCAGCATCAACAAAGACTTGGAAGATCTGAAATTGCGCATGATTCAGATCAGTACCAATACCGCCAATGTGCATAAGCACAAAGATGAAATTTTGCAGGCGCTAGAGATTATCTCCTCCACCACCGAAGAGAACTCAGCTTCAACCGAAGAGGTTAGTGCGAGTACGCAAGAACAGTTAGATAGTATTGAGCAAGTTGCTGACTTATCCAGTCAGTTGAATCAACTGTCCAGCAAATTGCAAGAAGAACTCAAACAGTTCAAAGTTGAATAAGCATCTGGATCACGTATCACGTGGATCATGTACGCCTGCTCTTCTCATTTACGCTCAGTCCATCTATTATAGATAGATATGTGTACGATGAGGAATGGAGGATATAACATCATGGAATTTGCAAAACGTATGAATCACTTCAGTGAGGGGATCTTCACCCGTCTGCTCGAAATCAAGCGCGAACGGCTGGAGAAGGGACAAGCGGTGATTGATCTTAGCGTAGGAACACCCAATATACCGCCTGCCCCACATATTATCACAGCACTGTGCGAAGCTGCGGCAGATCCCCAAAACTACATTTATGCGGTAAATGACCAGAGTGAGCTATTACAAGCGGCGAGTACATGGTATAAACAGCGCTATAATGTTGATCTGGATCCTAAGACACAGATCTGTTCTTTACTCGGCTCACAAGAAGGACTCGCACATATCTCCCTATCCATCGTCGATGAAGGAGATTTGGTGCTTGTTCCTGATCCATGTTACCCGGTGTTCGCAGATGGGCCTCTACTCGCTGGAGCCGAATTGTATTATATGCCGCAACAAGAAGAACACGGATATGTCATTCAACTAGAGGATATTCCGGAGGATATCGCAGCTCGTGCGAAATTCATGCTAGTGTCTTACCCTAACAATCCAACAACAGCGATGGCACCAGAGCAGTTTTACGTGGATCTGATTGCCTTTGCCAAAAAGCATAATATTATTGTTCTTCATGACAACGCCTATAGTGAACTTGTATTTGATGGAAAGACTTGTGGGAGCTTCCTCTCCCTGCCCGGCGCCATGGACGTAGGTATCGAATTCAATTCCTTGTCCAAAACCTATGGACTTGCTGGCGCAAGAATTGGTTTCTGTGTAGGTAACGCATCGGTTGTCTCTGTGCTTAAGAAATTAAAATCCAACATGGATTATGGTATGTTTCTACCGATTCAGAGAGCCGCAATTGCAGCCATTACCGGAGATCAGTCACAAGTTGAACAGGTACGAGCGATTTATGAGGAACGTCGGGATATCCTGTGCGATGGCTTCAGCCGGCTCGGATGGCATATCACGAAGCCCGAAGCAACAATGTTTGTCTGGACGCGGATCCCTGCGCATTACACCACCTCAGAACAGTTCGCAACAGACCTGGTTAACCAAACAGGTGTGATCGTTACGCCAGGTAGTGCATTTGGTCCTTCTGGTGAAGGATATGTTAGACTCGCTCTTGTGCAAAGTCAGGAACAGCTGGAACAAGCACTTCAATACGTGGAAGCCAGCGGAATCTTAGACCCTAAAAATTAAATACACCAACAACTAGACACAACAGCATCAGCTAAGAAGAGGAGCACGATTTCCCTTTATAGGAAACACCGTGCTTCTCTTCTTTGTTGTGTTACTTTTTATTCATGCTATCCAGGAATATACTAAGCCTATCGTGTCCATGCAGAAAAGCCCGCTACATGAGCGGGCTGCAAGTTTATTTTACATGTGCACCTGAGCTGAAATATCCTTATCTATTCA
It includes:
- a CDS encoding TetR/AcrR family transcriptional regulator; this translates as MEKTFESEWFIDINGDRIQNANKNLILHVAIDLFSQDGYNAVSIRDITRKVGIKESSLYNHFSNKIEILETIYFNFRMDVANIIPPQEGLDEIVSSMDIERFLIQGLKNFMDHIENPKMEKIWRIIYLEQVRDEKARSIYLNDIVEGMSNFMEIVFKKYFTLGQIQYHDPKMLSVNYQYPLLQMVSLYILKRLDGEKTTEIEQNMMEHIRFFVGIVRV
- a CDS encoding SDR family oxidoreductase; the encoded protein is MKSYLVFGASKGLGDAFVRGVPQEGDKVWVVSRSKPKSLNLNDGVERVWIQADLADQHAATIVTDQLKNEKLDVLIYNVGIWEKEGFEDHYSFDRDEPADISQLIHVNITSTIVCIQALLPHLRQSSGGKIILIGSTAGLNNASSTQVSFVASKFAIRGITEALREHTRQDGIAVTCINPGELAAEIPYEQGAERALEEYNGTRIPLQDMVSIMKCIVSLSNAACVKEINVPALTDTNT
- a CDS encoding glycoside hydrolase family 5 protein translates to MLMKMKKLGIHSLALVLLASVVFSGWGSKASAATPITSDFRSLSASQIVYEMGAGWNLGNSLEASVNGTPSETAWNNPTVTPELIKKVKAAGFNTIRIPVSYLSHIGSAPNYTINATWLNRVKTVVDYAYNEGLYVVINIHGDGFNSVQGGWLLVNGSNQTQIKEKYQRVWQQIANTFINYDERLVLESMNETFDGTYGNPNPAYYANLNAYNQIFVDTVRKTGGNNSARWLLIPGWNTNIDYTVGNYGFVLPTDTFRSSTIPSSEKRIMISAHYYSPWDFAGEESGNITQWGATATNPSKKSTWGQEDYLESQLKSMHDKFVTQGYPVVIGEFGSIDKTSYDSTNNTYRAIFAKAVAKTAKKYKAVPVYWDNGYNGQHGFGLFNRYNNTVTQQGIINAIMQGMQ
- a CDS encoding leucine-rich repeat domain-containing protein, coding for MSEVWAASMSGAPWTIDKMDDAVRHLRNRATVSYVVGVDKLDDLMGLDQHVFAKRPDLILYVSNVEKNSPCPEEVVAQLAEMKHVTALKIHLQQRQHLTQLSALERMNYLEIHSPKAQSLDFIRNFKYLKYLLLSGKFNDLSPIEDCIRLETLVLNCAIEKLDFVVDLPFLAYLAIDSCTLNDSLDVLSTSNISMLRLSAVRNLSNIDTLETLKNLVYLRLSLPKVERLCDFSRLSNLRQLELDYMKSLQDIDHLWNANQLEVLELKEINPKLKAESFDRMAEMDRLRQVDFRYMGVNKGRMDALRKHMVEVGKAELLYENIPEENRIQSMALAHLSRILM
- a CDS encoding methyl-accepting chemotaxis protein, with product MEQKSLHSESKRRGIKHLRLTTTLILMLAVSLVGLFVLFLSGIFGMNEVKEGQGKLYTDRFLHQTNILEIKADFYNMRANYTKLLDKQEYTDKQYEQVQKNKSNVMAGMEEFSARSLDPTEQEIFTDLQAKLEVYDQDIERIMNVKKTTGTYDDEERDRINKSSTAIVETITKLSTYNEEESAKLYAAAQETIREKAVMLSIVLLSTFAILGAVSFITIRNIIVRMRAINHYCAEVTQGNLTATLDPNLLQGNNEISVIARGIHSMTGATSTVITSVVQESRQINEMSDLTNQNMSELNERIREVSATVEELSATMEETSAYTENMNQSVNEVLRATEYISSRTKEEAESANVTSGKAEALKQEASESSKAAQDMYTSASAKMNEALERANAVDQISVLSQSILDITAQTNLLALNASIEAARAGEAGRGFAVVAEEIRKLADGSREAADQIRHVTSEVTESVAHLSSSAKEMLAFMYNQVGSDYQLLENTVGQYHNNAVDQANTVNDLHKTAQEVKETVDTLVRAIHEIATASEQSAASSQHIAEHMVSSSEQSLQVADQSDQVKESAARLNDLVKGFKI
- a CDS encoding methyl-accepting chemotaxis protein, which produces MLKRGSNNGARVTSIANTVSIVLLIIIVVVFTVLGTFMFSSTRNILIKQQESMLQTKTQAIVSEFDAMFKEKGSLVKQMSTNTLFQQYIETTESAAVATTSPHAAETQATLAAIVKEEPSFADAWIAGLEGKGFWLQNDGVSSAPDFDIQTRPYYEPVLATDGLYYSDPYIDIAAGNVLMGIFYPIKENNQLIGFAAADIAFKDIPAIMESYSLGNTGYSMLISKTGEILYHPDEEKVLKENITDNTGDFGEIGKKMIAGESGVQLITDDNGERRYIGYATSKDTGWAVGLTISEKEVLEELKTFTWITLGGFAVATLLLVIICYITLRYLLRSIPQLLTKIKLIEQGDLTIQLDAQANNEIGQISRGINTMVQKIQGMLQIVGSSAHVLNQSSTDLQSISSRTATTMNDTSTAINEIANATNYQSIETENILRKTGSLSSQIDEIATDAQAIETMVQTSADQSGQGLTVVAQLSQWAEENHNSTQAISSIIQEIDQSRHEISSFVDTVNQIATQTNLLALNASIEAARAGEQGRGFAVVAGEVRKLAEQTALATQEIYKKVRVIEEKTTTSVEHTARGMKIAEENAKSVEDTKQVFFSINKDLEDLKLRMIQISTNTANVHKHKDEILQALEIISSTTEENSASTEEVSASTQEQLDSIEQVADLSSQLNQLSSKLQEELKQFKVE
- a CDS encoding aminotransferase class I/II-fold pyridoxal phosphate-dependent enzyme — protein: MEFAKRMNHFSEGIFTRLLEIKRERLEKGQAVIDLSVGTPNIPPAPHIITALCEAAADPQNYIYAVNDQSELLQAASTWYKQRYNVDLDPKTQICSLLGSQEGLAHISLSIVDEGDLVLVPDPCYPVFADGPLLAGAELYYMPQQEEHGYVIQLEDIPEDIAARAKFMLVSYPNNPTTAMAPEQFYVDLIAFAKKHNIIVLHDNAYSELVFDGKTCGSFLSLPGAMDVGIEFNSLSKTYGLAGARIGFCVGNASVVSVLKKLKSNMDYGMFLPIQRAAIAAITGDQSQVEQVRAIYEERRDILCDGFSRLGWHITKPEATMFVWTRIPAHYTTSEQFATDLVNQTGVIVTPGSAFGPSGEGYVRLALVQSQEQLEQALQYVEASGILDPKN